The following are encoded together in the candidate division KSB1 bacterium genome:
- a CDS encoding MFS transporter, whose product MTRPRTFSPWLYIPTLYFIEGLPYIIVNTVSIYYFKRLGLSNQFIGLTSLLMLPWVLKLFWAPLLDAAGTKRGWVVLMQAVLGFCLLSAALMTRMSLILPFVLISLFAAAFFSATHDAAADGYYLLALQAKQQALFAGIRSTAYRIAMIAGGALAALAGILERKMGDPLQSWATTFTFTAAVFFIAAIFHHWALPRVELGQGQSQPKIKLYGDAFRTYFRQPKIVAVIAFILLYRLGEALLTRMAAPFLLDAREAGGLGLSTATASLLRDVLGQGGLIIGGIAGGWLVAKFGLRRCILPMALALNLPDLGYWYLAKVQPGLPITAVIVILEQFGYGIGFTAFMIFLMTVAFDPYKTSHYAVSTGLMALGMMLPGTISGYLQNALGYERFFLLATLLTVPGMILLRFIPLPKGESL is encoded by the coding sequence ATGACGCGCCCGCGAACCTTTTCCCCATGGCTCTATATTCCAACGCTCTACTTCATCGAGGGCCTGCCTTACATCATCGTCAATACCGTGTCGATCTATTATTTCAAGCGGCTGGGGCTTTCGAACCAATTCATCGGCCTGACCTCGCTGCTGATGCTGCCCTGGGTGCTCAAGCTTTTCTGGGCACCGCTTCTCGATGCCGCCGGCACCAAGAGAGGCTGGGTCGTGCTCATGCAGGCGGTCTTGGGATTTTGCCTCCTTTCGGCGGCGCTGATGACGCGCATGAGTCTCATCCTGCCGTTCGTGTTGATCAGCCTGTTTGCAGCCGCGTTCTTTTCGGCTACGCACGACGCCGCCGCCGACGGCTACTATCTCCTCGCTTTGCAGGCCAAGCAGCAGGCTCTGTTTGCCGGCATCCGTTCCACAGCTTATCGGATTGCCATGATCGCCGGCGGCGCTTTGGCCGCTTTGGCGGGAATTCTCGAACGAAAAATGGGCGATCCCCTGCAAAGCTGGGCGACCACCTTTACCTTTACTGCAGCCGTCTTTTTTATTGCTGCGATTTTTCATCATTGGGCTTTGCCGCGCGTAGAACTCGGTCAGGGTCAGTCCCAACCCAAGATCAAATTATACGGTGATGCGTTCCGCACCTATTTTCGCCAACCCAAGATTGTCGCAGTGATTGCCTTTATTCTACTCTATCGCTTGGGCGAGGCGCTGCTCACGCGCATGGCCGCCCCCTTTCTGCTCGATGCGCGCGAGGCGGGAGGTTTGGGATTATCCACGGCGACGGCCTCCCTGCTGCGCGACGTGTTGGGACAAGGGGGACTGATCATCGGCGGCATCGCCGGCGGCTGGTTGGTCGCCAAATTCGGCCTGCGCCGCTGCATTCTGCCGATGGCCCTGGCGCTCAATCTGCCCGACCTCGGTTATTGGTATCTCGCAAAGGTTCAACCCGGACTGCCGATCACGGCCGTCATCGTCATCCTCGAGCAGTTCGGCTACGGCATCGGCTTTACGGCGTTTATGATCTTTTTGATGACCGTCGCCTTTGACCCCTATAAAACTTCACACTATGCCGTCTCTACGGGACTGATGGCCTTGGGCATGATGCTCCCCGGAACGATCAGCGGTTACCTGCAGAACGCTCTCGGCTATGAACGCTTTTTCCTTCTCGCGACTCTGCTGACTGTTCCAGGCATGATTCTGCTGCGCTTTATCCCTTTGCCGAAGGGAGAATCTTTATGA
- a CDS encoding DUF393 domain-containing protein, with product MSPAVLIYDGECGLCREAKAWIEKHDPEHKIELLPCQSPERSRRFPFIAEKACLEAVCLVDGDNRVFFGIEAMEQIVRLLIDRRAAAILALPVVRFFSRRVYSWIARHRLKLSCLITESPK from the coding sequence ATGAGTCCTGCGGTTTTGATCTATGACGGTGAATGCGGGCTGTGCCGCGAGGCAAAAGCATGGATCGAAAAGCATGATCCGGAACACAAAATCGAACTGCTGCCGTGTCAGTCTCCGGAGCGGAGCCGCCGTTTTCCCTTTATTGCCGAAAAAGCCTGCCTCGAGGCTGTTTGTCTGGTGGATGGCGACAATCGTGTCTTTTTCGGCATCGAAGCGATGGAGCAGATCGTCAGGTTGCTGATCGATCGTCGCGCCGCGGCGATTCTTGCGCTGCCCGTCGTTCGCTTTTTCAGCCGGCGCGTTTACAGCTGGATCGCCCGTCATCGTCTCAAGCTTTCGTGCCTTATCACCGAATCCCCGAAGTGA
- the asd gene encoding aspartate-semialdehyde dehydrogenase, with the protein MEKIKCAVLGATGVVGQHFLRLLVDHPYFELTAICASEMRTGLPLRSAKEQVEGGIPAAFADMVFDPLDVDALLAKGVKVAFSALPAETADEFEKKAAEKGICIFSNAGSHRMDPDVPILIPEINYQHLPLVRQQKSKGFIVTNANCTTTGLTMALLPIIPFGIRKLVVASYQAISGAGYPGLPALDILANVIPYIKNEEPKVRRECGKICGRYTGTVIEPAPWQVYAHCIRVQTVTGHLISVHAELERSVTYDQVKQAILSYAPPAEVKGLPTAPEKPLIYREEEDRPQPRWDVMAGTPKRAAGMAVSIGRLEVEQNVVRFVTLSNNLVRGAAGGSVLNAELAYRQEYLS; encoded by the coding sequence ATGGAAAAAATCAAATGCGCGGTTTTGGGCGCCACGGGAGTTGTCGGACAACATTTTTTACGCTTGTTGGTAGATCACCCTTATTTTGAGCTGACCGCGATTTGCGCGAGCGAGATGCGCACCGGACTGCCGCTGCGCTCGGCCAAAGAGCAGGTAGAGGGCGGCATTCCGGCGGCCTTTGCCGACATGGTTTTCGACCCGCTTGACGTTGATGCGCTTCTGGCCAAGGGTGTAAAGGTTGCTTTCTCCGCTTTGCCGGCGGAAACCGCCGATGAATTCGAGAAAAAAGCCGCCGAAAAGGGAATCTGCATCTTTTCCAATGCCGGATCGCATCGGATGGATCCGGATGTGCCGATACTCATTCCCGAAATCAACTATCAGCATTTACCCTTGGTGCGGCAGCAAAAAAGCAAAGGCTTCATCGTTACCAACGCCAATTGCACAACCACCGGTTTGACCATGGCGCTGCTGCCGATTATTCCCTTCGGTATCCGCAAGCTGGTGGTAGCCAGCTATCAAGCCATCTCCGGCGCCGGTTATCCAGGACTGCCTGCCTTGGATATTCTCGCCAACGTCATTCCTTACATCAAAAACGAAGAGCCGAAGGTGCGGCGCGAATGCGGCAAGATCTGCGGCAGGTATACCGGCACCGTCATCGAACCGGCGCCGTGGCAGGTTTACGCGCACTGTATTCGCGTGCAGACCGTCACCGGCCATCTCATCTCGGTGCATGCGGAATTGGAGCGGTCGGTGACGTATGACCAGGTCAAACAGGCGATCCTTTCCTATGCGCCTCCGGCAGAAGTCAAAGGTTTGCCCACGGCTCCAGAAAAACCGTTGATCTATCGCGAAGAAGAAGACCGGCCGCAGCCGCGCTGGGATGTCATGGCGGGAACGCCGAAACGCGCCGCCGGTATGGCCGTCTCTATCGGCCGGCTGGAGGTCGAGCAGAACGTCGTTCGCTTTGTCACGCTGTCCAATAACTTGGTGCGCGGAGCGGCCGGCGGCTCGGTCCTGAACGCTGAACTGGCTTACCGGCAGGAGTATTTGTCCTGA
- a CDS encoding DUF1343 domain-containing protein: protein MKPTNKFIFCSFIALAVSAVVNSICFGQMYGEVNAEPKVQPGIEVLLNERAHELVGKRIGLITNPTGVDHRLRSTIDLLFNQPQLQLTALFGPEHGVRGNRPAGASVESYVDEKTGLPVFSLYGKTKKPTAEMLRHVDVLLFDIQDVGVRPYTYIYTMAYAMQAAAEAGIPFIVLDRPNPLGGLRVEGPVLQPEFSSFIGLYPIAYVHGMTVGELARFFNQEFNIHADLRVIPMKGWRRDMTFADTGLPWVPTSPHVPHWFTPLFQATVGAIGELSSVNIGIGYTAPFQLVGAGWIDGDRLCRVLNELNLPGVLFRPLIYTPFYGGRAGKDLQGVQIHITDMKKFRPVRTQIALLYALYHLNAQDSLFVGDLRMFRFAMGTDKVDRAIVQGSDLQSILSLANEGLADFIAKRSRYLIY from the coding sequence ATGAAGCCGACGAACAAATTTATTTTTTGCTCGTTCATTGCCTTAGCTGTCTCGGCGGTTGTTAATTCGATCTGCTTCGGTCAAATGTACGGTGAGGTGAACGCCGAGCCCAAGGTTCAGCCGGGGATCGAAGTGCTGCTGAACGAGCGGGCGCACGAGTTGGTCGGAAAACGTATCGGTTTGATCACCAATCCGACCGGCGTCGATCATCGGCTGCGTTCGACGATCGATCTGCTCTTTAACCAGCCGCAGCTGCAACTGACGGCGCTCTTCGGTCCGGAACACGGTGTGCGCGGCAACCGCCCGGCCGGCGCCTCGGTCGAAAGCTATGTCGACGAAAAGACCGGTCTGCCGGTTTTCAGCCTCTACGGCAAGACCAAAAAACCGACGGCGGAGATGCTCCGTCATGTCGATGTGCTGCTCTTTGACATCCAGGACGTCGGCGTGCGTCCCTATACCTACATTTACACGATGGCCTATGCCATGCAGGCGGCTGCCGAGGCGGGCATACCGTTTATTGTGCTCGACCGGCCGAATCCGCTCGGCGGCCTGCGCGTCGAAGGGCCGGTCCTGCAGCCCGAATTCTCTTCGTTCATCGGCCTCTATCCCATTGCCTACGTGCACGGCATGACCGTCGGCGAGCTGGCGCGATTCTTTAATCAGGAATTCAATATTCATGCGGATCTGCGCGTCATACCCATGAAGGGATGGCGCCGGGACATGACGTTTGCCGATACCGGGCTGCCGTGGGTGCCGACCTCGCCGCACGTGCCGCATTGGTTTACGCCCTTGTTTCAGGCAACCGTCGGCGCCATCGGCGAGCTGAGTTCCGTCAACATCGGCATCGGCTATACGGCGCCCTTTCAGCTGGTCGGCGCCGGCTGGATCGACGGCGATCGACTGTGCCGCGTTCTCAACGAACTCAACCTCCCCGGCGTGCTGTTCCGACCGTTGATTTATACGCCGTTTTACGGCGGCCGTGCCGGCAAGGACCTGCAGGGCGTGCAGATCCATATTACCGATATGAAGAAATTTCGGCCTGTACGTACGCAGATCGCCCTGCTTTATGCGCTGTATCATTTGAATGCGCAGGACTCGCTTTTTGTCGGCGATCTGCGCATGTTCCGCTTTGCCATGGGCACGGACAAGGTGGACCGAGCCATCGTCCAAGGCAGCGATCTGCAGTCGATACTCTCCCTTGCGAACGAAGGATTGGCAGATTTCATCGCCAAGCGCAGCCGCTATTTGATCTATTGA
- a CDS encoding bifunctional nuclease family protein, with translation MLIRVSVIRVSLDTSSSGRFIVILKEDDRNRWLPIVVGQPEAQAIAMQLENIEPPRPLTHDLVCNLLSLLDCRVERVIINDLRDNTFYAVMKLDVDGEKKELDLRPSDAIAVALRVRAPIYVESELMDLAGISESDLETREEVRESRHENPLSLVDVIEELHISLHKAIQEERYEEAARIRDEIAKLREEFRHNADV, from the coding sequence ATGTTGATTCGCGTTTCGGTCATACGCGTTTCGCTGGATACGTCATCATCGGGAAGGTTTATCGTCATTCTAAAGGAAGACGATCGGAACCGGTGGCTGCCGATCGTTGTCGGCCAGCCCGAGGCGCAGGCGATTGCCATGCAGCTCGAAAACATCGAGCCGCCGAGACCTTTGACGCACGATCTGGTATGCAATCTGTTGTCTCTGCTCGACTGTCGCGTCGAGCGCGTCATCATCAACGATCTGCGCGACAACACGTTTTACGCCGTCATGAAGCTGGACGTCGACGGGGAAAAGAAAGAGCTGGACCTGCGGCCGAGCGACGCCATTGCCGTTGCTCTGCGCGTGCGTGCGCCCATTTATGTGGAAAGCGAATTGATGGATTTGGCCGGCATTTCGGAAAGCGATTTGGAAACCCGTGAAGAAGTGCGGGAATCCCGTCACGAGAATCCCTTGTCTTTGGTCGATGTCATTGAAGAGCTGCATATCAGCCTGCACAAGGCCATCCAGGAGGAACGATACGAAGAAGCGGCGCGCATCCGAGATGAAATCGCCAAACTCCGCGAAGAGTTCCGCCACAATGCCGACGTGTAG